Proteins co-encoded in one Schistocerca cancellata isolate TAMUIC-IGC-003103 chromosome 5, iqSchCanc2.1, whole genome shotgun sequence genomic window:
- the LOC126188577 gene encoding putative lysozyme-like protein: MVAAAASTGRWRPVSSGGSELRGAPGGGGGGGGGGCGGELREVPVSGSSGGGGEFREALGGSSVGEFRAAAVVAAASSKRLWVAAASASSERLRLAATVVAVVSSEGRWAVVVAASFERLRVAAMVTSGGGGEGGGSMFREAPGGSGGELREAPGGSYGGERWRRRSRWRLVPRGSGWRRRRW, translated from the coding sequence atggtggcagcagcagcaagcaCCGGAAGGTGGAGACCAGTCAGCAGCGGTGGTAGCGAGCTCCGAGGGGCtccaggtggcggcggcggcggcggcggcggcggctgcggcggcgagcTCCGAGAGGTTCCGGTCAGCGGCAGCAGTGGTGGCGGCGGTGAGTTCCGAGAGGCTCTGGGTGGCAGCAGCGTCGGCGAGTTCAgagcggcggcggtggtggcggcggcgagTTCCAAGAGGCTCTGGGTGGCAGCGGCGTCGGCGAGCTCCGAGAGGCTCCGGCTGGCGGCGACGGTGGTGGCTGTGGTTAGCTCTGAGGGGCGGTGGGCAGTGGTGGTGGCGGCGAGCTTCGAGAGGCTCCGGGTGGCAGCTATGGTGACGAGTGGCGGAGGCGGCGAAGGTGGTGGCAGCATGTTCCGAGAGGCTCCGGGTGGCAGCGGCGGCGAGCTCCGAGAGGCTCCGGGTGGCAGCTATGGTGGCGAGCGGTGGAGGCGGCGAAGTCGGTGGCGGCTTGTTCCGAGAGGCTCCgggtggcggcggcggaggtggtga